One stretch of Salvelinus sp. IW2-2015 unplaced genomic scaffold, ASM291031v2 Un_scaffold5652, whole genome shotgun sequence DNA includes these proteins:
- the LOC112078411 gene encoding uncharacterized protein — MDWWTTLAASIAFLWLLCYIDGKRIWLAEVWNLSSSRERCGTGTRTGLPPNCGNAVLELRLLLHALTKAACHLYLAMLPLRRAALHLARFVCHLVNHGPASAGRASPLLLEGVCVICEAVPDLLGAGLSLCAVVCHILQGALFLLAATVRSVQVSVLAQVDGEKERWEKEQHQTRQDERRQNSRVVEYLSVFCQDPISSLRLKVDMVNR, encoded by the exons ATGGACTGGTGGACGACCCTGGCTGCGAGTATAGCCTTCCTCTGGCTGCTGTGTTATATCGACGGTAAGAGAATCTGGTTAGCAGAGGTATGGAATCTTTCTTCGTCAAGGGAACGGTGCGGTACTGGCACGCGCACCGGTCTTCCTCCTAATTGCG GCAACGCCGTCCTGGAGCTGCGGCTCCTCCTCCACGCCCTCACCAAAGCAGCGTGCCACCTGTACCTGGCCATGCTCCCACTGCGGCGCGCCGCACTGCACCTTGCCCGCTTTGTCTGTCACCTGGTAAACCATGGCCCCGCCTCCGCTGGCCGggcgtctcctctcctcctcgagggggtgtgtgtgatatgtgAAGCGGTACCGGACCTGCTGGGTGCCGGGCTCAGTCTGTGTGCAGTAGTCTGTCACATCCTACAGGGGGCGCTGTTCCTGCTGGCTGCCACGGTGAGGTCGGTCCAGGTGAGTGTTCTGGCCCAGGTGgacggggagaaggagaggtgggagAAGGAGCAGCACCAGACACGGCAGGACGAGAGGAGACAGAACTCCAGGGTGGTGGAATACCTTTCTGTGTTCTGTCAAGACCCCATCAGTTCGCTACGACTCAAAGTGGACATGGTCAATAGAtaa